AATCAAAATGGTGTGCGAGTGAATTTAGATGATATTGCAAGTGTAATGTGGATAGGTGGAGCTTGTATGCTTCTAGGCTTGCTTTTTGGAATCTTTGTATTTTACAGAAAGCCTAGAGAATATCAAAACACTTATCTTTCACAAGAAACAATGGAATCTTTAGAAAAGCCAAAAATATGCCAAAAGGATATTGCAGTGCTTCTTGGTGCTGTGGTGGCATTTGTGGTGCAACTTTGGTTAAAGTCTTTGCCGCTTGGAGGCTTGTGCGGGCTTATTGTAATGATTATTTTGGGAGGAATTAAATGGAATGAAATTGATAGCGTTATGGAAGATGGCTTTAAGATGATGGCATTTATTGCCTTTGTAATGCTTGTGGCAGCTGGATTTGGTGCAGTGCTTAAAGAAACAGGCGCGATTACTACGCTTGTGGATTATGTAGCGACATTTTCAAATGGAAAAATGCTAAGTGCGTTTATGATGTTGCTTGTTGGACTTTTTATTACACTTGGAATAGGAACTTCCTTTGGCACGATTCCTATTATTGCAGCAATTTATTGTCCGTTAGCATTAACTCTAGGATTTTCGCCAGCAGCAATTATATTGCTTGTTGGAATTGCCGGTGCATTAGGCGATGCGGGAAGTCCAGCAAGTGATAGCACGCTTGGACCAACGGCTGGG
The Helicobacter winghamensis ATCC BAA-430 DNA segment above includes these coding regions:
- a CDS encoding Na+/H+ antiporter family protein, coding for MLTNPVVVSILVMGALCLARLNVLLAILISALVAGVLGGLGIEKSISLLISGMAGNLETALSYILLGALASAIAQTNLTMILIHYIAKFVQNRRLMFCLSLAFFACFSQNLIPVHIAFIPILIPPLLPLMNRLKIDRRAVACALTFGLKAPYVSFGAGFGLIFHTILRDQLNQNGVRVNLDDIASVMWIGGACMLLGLLFGIFVFYRKPREYQNTYLSQETMESLEKPKICQKDIAVLLGAVVAFVVQLWLKSLPLGGLCGLIVMIILGGIKWNEIDSVMEDGFKMMAFIAFVMLVAAGFGAVLKETGAITTLVDYVATFSNGKMLSAFMMLLVGLFITLGIGTSFGTIPIIAAIYCPLALTLGFSPAAIILLVGIAGALGDAGSPASDSTLGPTAGLNMDKQHNHIWDTCVPTFLMYNIPLIIGGTIGAILL